Proteins encoded together in one Benincasa hispida cultivar B227 chromosome 1, ASM972705v1, whole genome shotgun sequence window:
- the LOC120072334 gene encoding zinc finger BED domain-containing protein DAYSLEEPER-like, with product MELQNGENGETDNEIHQSGVTTSMELEPNLPLTLMDNPNKRRRKKSIVWDYFTVQTVEDGCIRACCNQCNKSFAYITGSKLAGTSHLKRHIALGICPVSRERNQSNSAPTSFTKGNAANPPRKRYRATPTFASFPFDQNRCNHDIAIMIIMHEYPLYMVEQPGFIDFVKNLQPQFNMMSYNTVQEECTSIYLREKESLLNFVCGIPSRISLSLDVWTSSDTTCYVFLKGHFIDNNWNSHCRILNVVRIHSLKDDALNLAVLTCLSNWQLGGRVYALTVDQSLLSDTIAMNFRTFLVANDPNFINGQLLLGNCLAQVLCQLAQNALMSTSEVVQKIRESVKYVKTSFVREEKFLELKNQLQVPSNKELSIDNQTKWDTTFHMLVAACELKEVFSCLDASDPNCELNISADDWKVAETLCTYLKYFFSVANILTSPCYPTANVFFPEVSKIQTELTNASMSQDPLVRNLTKPLKDKFDKYWNDCCLVLALAVVMDPRFKLKLVEFIFSKVFVQNAEEWIRIVEYGLRDLFLQYTMETLTLSETFGEDGNIGISITEMHEEEHEGEIFLTTGDGLSDFDVYISEISEGQPTKSELDRYLEEELSPKSQEFDVLSWWRVNKYQYPTLAKMACDILSMPVSTVNRDSVFNTEIRRMDSYRRSLPSATLEALICTRDWLQHGSLLSPSTEISDVTVKREF from the exons ATGGAGTTGCAGAACGGAGAAAACGGAGAAactgataatgaaattcatcaATCtgg TGTTACAACTTCAATGGAACTGGAACCGAATCTTCCTTTAACACTTATGGATAATCCAAATAAGCGTAGAAGGAAAAAGTCTATTGTTTGGGATTATTTCACTGTTCAAACAGTTGAAGATGGATGTATCAGAGCCTGTTGTAACCAGTGCAATAAATCTTTTGCTTACATTACTGGTTCAAAGTTAGCAGGCACCAGCCACCTAAAGCGTCACATTGCGTTAGGCATTTGCCCTGTAAGCCGTGAGCGAAACCAGTCTAACAGTGCTCCTACAAGTTTCACCAAGGGGAATGCTGCCAATCCACCTAGAAAACGGTATAGAGCAACTCCTACATTTGCAAGCTTCCCTTTTGATCAGAATCGCTGTAACCATGATATTGCCATCATGATTATTATGCATGAGTATCCACTTTACATGGTAGAGCAGCCCGGGTTTATTGATTTTGTCAAAAATCTTCAACCACAGTTTAATATGATGAGCTACAACACGGTACAGGAAGAATGCACATCGATTTAccttagagaaaaagaaagccTCTTAAATTTTGTATGTGGAATTCCTAGCCGAATAAGTTTATCATTAGATGTTTGGACTTCTAGTGACACCACTTGCTATGTCTTCTTGAAAGGACATTTCATCGACAATAATTGGAACTCGCATTGTCGAATCCTAAATGTTGTTAGAATACACTCTCTCAAGGATGATGCCCTTAATCTAGCCGTTCTCACTTGCTTATCTAATTGGCAATTGGGTGGACGCGTCTATGCCCTCACAGTTGATCAGTCGTTATTGAGTGATACTATTGCTATGAATTTTAGAACTTTCCTAGTTGCTAATGACCCAAATTTTATTAATGGTCAGTTATTATTAGGAAATTGCTTAGCTCAAGTTCTTTGTCAGCTTGCACAGAATGCACTGATGTCAACAAGTGAAGTTGTACAGAAGATTCGTGAAAGTGTGAAGTATGTAAAGACCTCCTTTGTGCGAGAGGAGAAGTTTCTTGAGTTGAAGAACCAACTTCAAGTACCCAGCAATAAGGAGCTTTCAATTGATAATCAAACCAAATGGGACACAACATTTCATATGTTGGTAGCAGCCTGTGAATTGAAAGAAGTCTTTTCTTGCTTAGATGCATCTGATCCCaattgtgaattaaatataTCAGCGGATGATTGGAAGGTGGCAGAAACTCTTTGCACATATTTGAAGTATTTTTTCAGCGTGGCTAATATTTTAACTTCTCCCTGTTATCCAACTGCAAATGTGTTCTTTCCAGAAGTATCAAAAATTCAAACGGAGCTTACGAATGCTAGTATGAGCCAGGATCCACTTGTTCGTAACTTGACAAAGCCTTTGAAAGATAAGTTTGATAAATATTGGAACGATTGCTGCTTAGTTTTAGCATTGGCAGTTGTAATGGATCCAAGGTTCAAGTTGAAGCTTGTTGAATTCATCTTCTCCAAAGTTTTCGTTCAGAATGCAGAGGAGTGGATCAGAATTGTTGAATATGGTCTCCGCGATCTTTTTCTCCAGTATACCATGGAAACTCTTACTCTGTCAGAGACCTTTGGAGAAGATGGGAACATTGGTATCTCCATAACCGAGATGCACGAGGAAGAACACGAGGGGGAAATTTTTCTTACGACAGGAGACGGGCTCTCAGATTTTGATGTATATATTTCTGAGATCTCTGAAGGCCAGCCAACAAAATCAGAGTTAGATCGTTATTTAGAAGAGGAGTTATCACCCAAATCACAAGAATTCGATGTCTTGAGTTGGTGGAGAGTAAACAAATATCAGTATCCTACCCTGGCAAAAATGGCCTGTGATATTTTGTCCATGCCGGTATCGACCGTTAATCGTGACTCGGTTTTCAACACTGAAATCAGAAGAATGGATAGCTACCGGAGGTCATTGCCGTCTGCAACACTTGAGGCTCTCATTTGCACTAGAGATTGGTTACAGCATGGATCATTACTATCCCCATCTACTGAGATTTCTGATGTCACTGTGAAAAGGgagttttag